In Salinigranum marinum, one DNA window encodes the following:
- a CDS encoding polysaccharide biosynthesis C-terminal domain-containing protein encodes MRLGQSSLVTFAAQFLGSIIGFLAIVFVSRELGAAVLGMYFLALAVQNWVRMFSTAGVVTSVTKRMSAAEGDGARYLSAGVVIQGAITVVALGLMLLFRGRIDSFVGEPVTPFLIAIVGLGSLYSLVKAGLMGQQRVHVSSLLDPVDQTFGGAVQVLLVALGLGLVGALTGKIVGLLVVVTLGAVLLNVQFVRPERADLESILSFARYAWIQGFQSKTYIYLDTVVIGAFAASQFVGFYQVSFNVAAILALFGVSVIRTLFPALSTADSADDPELAASLFSDGIAFSGLLLVPGIVGSALIGGDVLRIYGPEFTVARWILVLLVVSQLFYVYMTQTVTMLNALDRPGQAFRVNAVFIVANLLLNVWLVPTVGYEGAAVASGLTALLGFALGYRLVASSVSVSLPVGEVARQVVAALVMGVAVGAMLQVRTPATLPGPPTIGTVFYALVGAVVYGVVLYGLSARVRTVVHENLPVAPDWA; translated from the coding sequence ATGAGACTCGGACAGTCGTCGCTGGTGACGTTCGCCGCGCAGTTCCTCGGATCGATCATCGGCTTTCTCGCCATCGTCTTCGTCTCTCGCGAACTCGGGGCGGCCGTACTCGGGATGTACTTCCTGGCGCTAGCGGTGCAGAACTGGGTCAGGATGTTCTCGACCGCGGGGGTCGTCACGTCGGTGACGAAGCGGATGAGCGCGGCCGAGGGCGACGGCGCGAGATATCTGAGCGCCGGTGTCGTCATTCAGGGAGCGATCACCGTGGTTGCCCTCGGACTCATGCTGCTGTTCCGCGGCCGGATCGACTCGTTCGTCGGCGAGCCGGTGACGCCGTTCCTGATCGCCATCGTCGGCCTCGGAAGCCTCTACTCACTTGTGAAAGCCGGGCTGATGGGCCAACAGCGTGTCCACGTCTCCTCGCTGCTCGATCCGGTAGACCAGACGTTCGGCGGTGCGGTACAGGTCCTGCTCGTCGCGCTGGGACTGGGGCTGGTCGGTGCCCTCACGGGGAAGATCGTCGGGCTCCTCGTCGTCGTCACGCTCGGGGCGGTGCTCCTCAACGTGCAGTTCGTTCGCCCCGAACGAGCCGACCTCGAAAGCATCCTCTCGTTCGCCAGATACGCGTGGATCCAGGGGTTCCAGTCGAAGACGTACATCTACCTCGACACGGTCGTCATCGGCGCGTTCGCGGCGTCGCAGTTCGTCGGGTTCTACCAGGTTTCGTTCAACGTCGCCGCGATCCTGGCGCTGTTCGGCGTCTCGGTGATTCGGACGCTGTTCCCTGCGCTGAGTACCGCCGACAGCGCCGACGATCCCGAGTTGGCGGCGTCGCTGTTCTCGGACGGGATCGCCTTCTCGGGGCTCCTCCTCGTTCCCGGGATCGTCGGCAGCGCCCTCATCGGCGGGGACGTGCTTCGTATCTACGGCCCCGAGTTCACGGTTGCACGATGGATCCTGGTGCTGTTAGTCGTGAGTCAGCTGTTCTACGTGTACATGACCCAGACCGTGACGATGCTCAACGCCCTCGACCGGCCGGGGCAGGCGTTCCGCGTCAACGCGGTGTTCATCGTCGCGAACCTGCTCCTCAACGTCTGGCTGGTGCCGACCGTCGGCTACGAAGGGGCCGCGGTCGCGAGCGGGCTCACGGCCCTGCTGGGGTTCGCCCTGGGGTACCGGCTGGTGGCGTCGTCCGTTTCGGTCTCGCTCCCTGTCGGCGAAGTCGCTCGACAGGTGGTCGCGGCACTCGTCATGGGCGTGGCCGTCGGGGCGATGCTCCAGGTGCGAACCCCGGCGACGTTGCCCGGGCCGCCGACGATCGGAACTGTGTTCTACGCTCTCGTCGGCGCGGTCGTCTACGGTGTCGTCCTGTACGGACTGTCCGCCCGCGTGCGGACCGTCGTCCACGAGAACCTCCCGGTCGCTCCCGACTGGGCCTGA
- the aglF gene encoding UTP--glucose-1-phosphate uridylyltransferase AglF — protein MKAVVLAAGKGTRLRPLTEDKPKVLVEVDDRPILADVFDTLIDVGIDEFVVVVGYLKERIIERFGDEYRGVPITYAHQRKQLGLAHALLTVEEHIDDDFVLMLGDNVFRANIQDVVNRQQETRTDAAFLVEQVPIEEASRYGVLRTNEYGEIVEVMEKPDDPPSNLVMTGFYTFSPAIFHACHLVQPSARGEYELPDAIDLLIQSGRTIDAIRMEGWRIDVGYPEDRARAEQRLRELDGRATAEGSNTPADADAGSGAEQAIEEGDATET, from the coding sequence ATGAAAGCAGTCGTCCTCGCCGCCGGGAAGGGCACCCGGCTCCGGCCGCTGACCGAAGACAAACCGAAAGTGCTCGTCGAGGTGGACGACCGGCCGATCCTCGCGGACGTGTTCGACACGCTGATCGACGTCGGCATCGACGAGTTCGTCGTCGTCGTCGGCTACCTCAAGGAGCGGATCATCGAGCGGTTCGGCGACGAGTACCGCGGGGTCCCGATCACGTACGCCCACCAGCGCAAACAGCTTGGGCTCGCACACGCGCTCCTCACCGTCGAGGAGCACATCGACGACGACTTCGTGTTGATGCTCGGCGACAACGTCTTCCGGGCGAACATCCAGGACGTGGTCAACCGACAGCAGGAGACGCGGACCGACGCGGCCTTTCTCGTCGAGCAGGTTCCCATCGAGGAGGCGTCCAGATACGGCGTCCTCCGGACGAACGAGTACGGCGAGATCGTCGAGGTGATGGAAAAGCCCGACGACCCGCCGTCGAACCTCGTCATGACGGGCTTTTACACGTTCTCGCCGGCAATCTTCCACGCCTGCCACCTCGTCCAGCCGTCGGCCCGTGGCGAGTACGAACTCCCCGACGCCATCGACCTCCTCATCCAGTCGGGTCGGACGATCGACGCCATCCGGATGGAGGGGTGGCGCATCGACGTCGGCTACCCCGAGGACCGCGCGCGCGCCGAACAGCGGCTCCGGGAACTCGACGGGCGGGCGACCGCCGAGGGGAGCAACACTCCCGCGGACGCAGACGCGGGTTCGGGTGCCGAACAGGCGATCGAAGAGGGTGACGCCACCGAGACGTGA
- the asnB gene encoding asparagine synthase (glutamine-hydrolyzing) — MCGITGEIAADPLDLDLFDAMLDELTHRGPDGRGVYTSDDERVALGSRRLSIIDTSAAGDMPLTNETGDVWIVYNGETYNYQPVREELQARGHEFTSETDTEVILHAYEEWGTDCVERFRGMFVFAIWDEREERLVVARDRLGIKPCYYYDVDDRFVFASELKSIVRDPAVPREVDPAAVHDFLLYRYVPAPRSIWQGIRKLPPGHLLVHEDGTTELTEYWSLDEAVDARRAELDRADDPEAVVEGLLDDAVAEHLVSDVPLSVLLSGGLDSSLVTAFASRHLDETSTYSLGFDGTDDELPHARTVAGAFGTAHTERTLSSQDLSDLAERLMYYYDEPIGDSSIFPTFMIMEAISEEFKVALSGDGGDEAFAGYNWYSRHRRYEALGDFAGLFGALDGLLGVVPSSLDNRYVDAVRSRLEPFDRSGLDRYRHLMAPRFETSEVTELLSDDLAAELSDADDVLAARASSGLDSIPDLQRFDAQTFMVDDILVKVDRASMANSLEVRVPFLDHRLLTYTLALDEETLFDDGEKKHLLKRVARRVLPDSILDREKQGFSAPLDELGFIDEHLHLVRNSRAAADGVFEQDALDALLARSTGSARDQAKLWLLISFELWYREWANPADSDSAPERVRSPST; from the coding sequence ATGTGTGGCATCACCGGTGAAATCGCGGCCGACCCCCTCGATCTCGACCTGTTCGACGCGATGCTCGACGAACTCACCCACCGAGGGCCCGACGGGCGTGGCGTCTACACGAGCGACGACGAGCGCGTGGCACTCGGCTCGCGCCGCCTCTCGATCATCGACACGAGCGCGGCGGGGGACATGCCACTCACGAACGAGACGGGCGACGTCTGGATCGTCTACAACGGCGAGACGTACAACTACCAGCCCGTCCGCGAGGAGCTACAGGCGCGGGGTCACGAGTTCACCAGCGAGACCGACACCGAAGTCATCCTCCACGCCTACGAGGAGTGGGGGACCGACTGCGTCGAGCGGTTCCGGGGGATGTTCGTCTTCGCCATCTGGGACGAACGCGAGGAGCGACTGGTCGTCGCCCGCGACCGCCTGGGTATCAAGCCGTGTTACTACTACGACGTCGACGATCGGTTCGTCTTCGCCTCGGAACTGAAGTCGATCGTCCGAGACCCCGCCGTCCCGCGGGAGGTCGACCCGGCGGCCGTCCACGACTTCCTGCTGTACCGGTACGTGCCGGCTCCCCGATCGATCTGGCAGGGCATCCGGAAGCTCCCACCCGGCCACCTCCTCGTCCACGAGGACGGCACGACGGAGCTCACGGAGTACTGGAGCCTCGACGAGGCGGTCGACGCTCGACGAGCCGAGTTGGATCGAGCAGACGACCCCGAGGCCGTCGTCGAAGGACTGCTCGACGACGCGGTCGCAGAACACCTCGTCAGCGACGTCCCGCTGAGCGTCCTCCTGAGCGGGGGACTAGATTCGAGTCTCGTGACGGCCTTCGCCAGCCGCCACCTCGACGAGACCTCGACCTACTCGCTGGGGTTCGACGGGACCGACGACGAACTCCCGCACGCTCGCACCGTCGCGGGCGCGTTCGGGACGGCCCACACGGAACGAACGCTCTCCTCGCAGGACCTGTCGGACCTCGCCGAACGGCTCATGTACTACTACGACGAGCCGATCGGCGACAGTTCGATCTTCCCGACGTTCATGATCATGGAGGCGATCAGCGAGGAGTTCAAAGTCGCGCTCTCGGGTGACGGTGGCGACGAGGCCTTCGCCGGCTACAACTGGTACAGCCGGCACCGCCGGTACGAGGCACTCGGCGACTTCGCGGGGCTGTTCGGCGCGCTCGACGGGCTCCTGGGGGTCGTCCCGTCGTCGCTCGACAACCGGTACGTCGACGCGGTTCGCTCGCGGCTCGAACCTTTCGACCGCTCGGGCCTCGACCGGTACCGACATCTCATGGCGCCGCGGTTCGAGACGAGCGAGGTGACGGAGCTGTTGAGCGACGACCTGGCGGCGGAACTGAGCGACGCCGACGACGTGCTCGCGGCGCGAGCGTCGTCCGGACTCGACTCCATCCCCGACCTGCAACGGTTCGACGCACAGACGTTCATGGTCGATGATATCCTGGTGAAAGTCGACCGCGCGAGCATGGCAAACTCCCTGGAGGTGCGGGTCCCGTTCCTCGATCACCGACTGCTCACGTACACGCTCGCGCTCGACGAGGAGACGCTGTTCGACGACGGGGAGAAGAAACACCTGCTGAAGCGAGTCGCCCGCCGGGTGTTGCCGGATTCGATCCTCGACCGGGAGAAACAGGGTTTTTCAGCCCCGCTCGACGAACTGGGGTTCATCGACGAACATCTCCACCTCGTCCGGAACTCCCGGGCGGCCGCAGACGGCGTCTTCGAACAGGACGCGCTCGACGCCCTGCTCGCGAGGTCGACCGGGAGTGCGCGCGACCAGGCGAAGCTCTGGCTGCTCATCTCGTTCGAGCTGTGGTATCGGGAGTGGGCCAACCCCGCCGACTCCGACTCGGCGCCCGAACGTGTGCGGTCTCCATCGACATGA
- a CDS encoding glycosyltransferase family 4 protein translates to MRVAVVSSGHVPSQWAHSVAVAKNANGFAQLGHDVELLTVERLSERRHRREVSSVTDYYGIDSSIDVRFFTDRTPYYLRDVWPLGLALDALTYATFGAARRVADPERAIVDRCVDAGVDVCYCRSYRAVNYAVERGVPTVMETHTPRIRKPSLKRAVRNSTSPEFRLLVTISERLKTNFVDAGVPEEKVAVLQDGVDLAQFDAAPDKHTARERVSLPQDSDVVMYLGSLHADKGIEHVLRVAARLPDRRFQLVGGSDDDVAKWRGVAADLNAENAHFSGHVENCLVPTYLAAADVLLMPYDTEREVTLMDLESTSPLKLFEYLASRRPVVSSDIPAVSRTVEHEQDALLAAPNDIDELAAFVERALDDEALADRLSRNAYETATRYSWRDRCKRILSLAGVTE, encoded by the coding sequence ATGCGGGTCGCCGTCGTCAGTTCGGGTCACGTTCCCTCGCAGTGGGCACACAGTGTCGCGGTCGCGAAGAACGCCAACGGCTTCGCACAACTGGGACACGACGTCGAACTGCTCACCGTCGAGCGGCTGTCCGAGAGACGACACCGCCGCGAGGTATCGTCCGTGACCGACTACTACGGGATCGACTCGTCGATCGACGTCCGCTTTTTCACCGACCGGACGCCGTACTACCTTCGCGACGTCTGGCCACTGGGGCTCGCGCTCGACGCGCTGACGTACGCGACGTTCGGGGCCGCCCGGCGGGTGGCCGACCCCGAACGCGCCATCGTCGACCGCTGCGTCGACGCGGGCGTCGACGTCTGCTACTGCCGGTCGTACCGAGCGGTCAACTACGCCGTCGAACGCGGTGTCCCGACCGTCATGGAGACACACACGCCGCGCATCCGGAAACCGTCGCTCAAACGAGCCGTTCGCAACAGCACGTCGCCGGAGTTCCGCCTGCTCGTGACGATCTCCGAGCGGCTGAAGACGAACTTCGTCGACGCTGGCGTCCCCGAGGAGAAGGTCGCTGTCCTGCAAGACGGCGTCGACTTGGCGCAGTTCGACGCCGCGCCCGACAAGCACACTGCCCGGGAGCGGGTGTCGCTCCCGCAGGACAGCGACGTCGTGATGTACCTCGGCTCGCTACACGCCGACAAGGGGATCGAACACGTCCTGCGCGTCGCCGCGCGCCTGCCCGACCGACGGTTCCAACTCGTCGGTGGCTCCGACGACGACGTCGCGAAGTGGCGCGGTGTGGCGGCCGACCTCAACGCCGAGAACGCTCACTTCTCGGGCCACGTCGAGAACTGCCTCGTCCCGACGTACCTCGCGGCCGCCGACGTGCTGTTGATGCCGTACGACACCGAACGAGAGGTCACGTTGATGGATCTGGAGTCGACGTCGCCGCTGAAACTGTTCGAGTATCTCGCGTCGAGGCGGCCGGTCGTCTCCAGCGACATTCCCGCTGTCAGCCGAACCGTCGAACACGAACAGGACGCGCTGCTCGCGGCGCCGAACGACATCGACGAACTGGCCGCGTTCGTCGAACGCGCCCTCGACGACGAGGCGCTGGCCGACCGGCTCTCGCGGAACGCTTATGAGACGGCGACACGGTACTCATGGCGTGACCGGTGTAAGCGAATCCTGTCCCTGGCAGGGGTGACCGAGTGA
- a CDS encoding alkaline phosphatase family protein has product MKVAILGLDSLDVDRVRDRYDLPTLRLAENAKLDLEGLTGAEVHTKIIWPILLDGNHPNHGDAEVSTPQRLSRLARSVGLPEGVRQRLGSLFDEIRVFDEIGRSLTVADSFLAAADTPAAISVPGLSEMTVATEVRSALSGQMRAESIQPTRGFWHACEVEHEVKRAATLAALDETDVVMTHFYALDAVQHVAQNTDEARVEAWYRRYADLVEEVCDAVGDDGVVVLLSDHGMVDGVHGPDGKGAYAYAASSRPLGIDDGTPISEVPSVLRSLVADATTANLDRNTDTDEEAPLGDESVAAERRQHLEDLGYF; this is encoded by the coding sequence ATGAAAGTCGCGATCCTCGGACTGGACTCATTGGATGTGGACCGGGTTCGGGACCGATACGACCTCCCGACGCTCCGCCTCGCCGAGAACGCGAAACTCGACCTGGAAGGACTCACGGGGGCGGAGGTCCACACGAAGATCATCTGGCCCATCCTGCTGGACGGGAACCACCCGAACCACGGCGACGCCGAGGTGTCCACGCCGCAGCGGCTCTCACGTCTCGCACGCTCGGTGGGACTCCCCGAGGGCGTCCGCCAGCGACTCGGGAGCCTCTTCGACGAGATCCGCGTCTTCGACGAGATCGGTCGGAGTCTCACCGTCGCCGACTCCTTTCTCGCCGCGGCCGACACGCCGGCGGCGATCAGCGTCCCGGGGCTCTCGGAGATGACGGTCGCGACCGAGGTCCGAAGCGCCCTCTCCGGGCAGATGCGCGCGGAGTCGATCCAGCCGACCCGAGGGTTCTGGCACGCCTGCGAGGTGGAACACGAGGTCAAACGGGCGGCGACGCTGGCGGCGCTCGACGAGACGGACGTGGTGATGACTCACTTCTACGCGCTGGACGCGGTCCAGCACGTCGCACAGAACACGGACGAAGCGCGGGTCGAAGCCTGGTACCGTCGGTACGCGGACCTCGTCGAGGAGGTGTGCGACGCGGTCGGCGACGACGGTGTCGTCGTCCTCCTCTCCGATCACGGGATGGTCGACGGGGTCCACGGTCCGGATGGTAAGGGCGCGTACGCCTACGCGGCGAGCAGTCGGCCGCTCGGAATCGACGACGGCACGCCCATCAGCGAGGTTCCGTCCGTGCTTCGGAGCCTCGTTGCGGACGCGACGACGGCGAACCTCGACCGGAACACCGATACGGACGAGGAAGCGCCTCTCGGAGACGAGTCGGTCGCCGCCGAACGCCGACAGCATCTCGAAGACCTGGGGTACTTCTGA
- a CDS encoding transposase has translation MSSATLQDDPSVDSFFNAVETETLALFEHLSFEFLEEFDVFAPAKTGRTRDHEPPELMRGFLHCYYKDIYGIRPVERELRNTVVWLSCGFDRPPSRDAVDRFLTDLEHVVDKVFDHLVEQAARRGLLDLTYCIDSTDVRAMPADPDASKCYDPTDDEYYYGYGCTIVSTGQKIPIGAEFTESKQAPEETAMRVTRDALAVATPIWMVGDSAYDTLDWHDHLLTAGVVPVAPYNARNADDPKDIEYRVEDRITEHGEDVQLKQSTLDETYNRRSGVERTNESVKDCGLGRTHARGRVHARAQVFLALCLRLVVAITNYERGDNPGSTVITV, from the coding sequence ATGAGTTCAGCGACCCTGCAAGATGATCCTTCGGTAGACTCGTTCTTCAATGCCGTGGAGACAGAGACGCTAGCGCTGTTCGAGCACCTCTCTTTCGAGTTTCTCGAAGAGTTCGACGTGTTCGCCCCGGCGAAGACGGGGCGAACACGAGACCACGAACCACCAGAACTGATGCGTGGCTTTCTCCACTGCTACTACAAGGACATCTACGGCATTCGTCCCGTTGAACGAGAGCTTCGGAACACGGTCGTCTGGCTGAGCTGTGGATTCGATCGACCGCCGTCGAGAGACGCGGTCGATCGCTTTCTCACCGATCTTGAACACGTCGTTGACAAGGTGTTCGACCACCTCGTCGAGCAGGCCGCCCGGCGCGGCCTGCTCGACTTGACCTACTGTATCGATTCAACAGACGTGAGGGCGATGCCCGCCGATCCAGACGCCTCAAAGTGCTACGATCCAACCGACGACGAGTACTACTACGGCTACGGCTGTACGATCGTCTCGACCGGGCAAAAGATCCCGATCGGAGCGGAGTTCACCGAGAGTAAGCAAGCGCCAGAAGAGACGGCGATGCGCGTCACGCGTGACGCGCTCGCCGTCGCCACACCGATCTGGATGGTCGGTGACAGCGCCTACGACACGCTCGACTGGCACGACCACCTGCTGACCGCAGGGGTCGTGCCAGTCGCTCCATACAACGCCCGGAACGCTGATGACCCGAAAGACATTGAGTACAGGGTCGAAGACCGCATCACCGAACACGGCGAGGACGTTCAGTTGAAGCAGTCCACGTTGGATGAGACGTACAACCGCCGTAGTGGAGTCGAACGAACCAACGAATCAGTGAAGGACTGCGGCCTCGGGCGAACGCACGCCCGAGGCCGCGTCCACGCACGGGCGCAGGTATTTCTCGCCCTGTGCCTTCGCCTCGTCGTCGCAATCACCAACTACGAACGTGGAGACAATCCGGGAAGTACCGTGATCACGGTGTGA
- a CDS encoding glycosyltransferase family 2 protein translates to MTGPPRVSVLMGVYNGLPYLRESIESVLDQTYADFEFLVIDDASTDGTADVVAEYAEEDDRIRLLRNEENRGLTWSLNRALDAATGEFVARQDADDRSERTRFERQVAYLDSHPDVAVVGTGARLVDAAGETVDRRLVRSDPSLADLQRKNHLIHGSVMGRRRAFADVDGYDEFFRYSQDYDLWLRLAVDHELANVADPLYVLREHEESVYFSRRDESTLYAFLARGQSTGVLDPETVATVRAEGIETLYDHLSASQRAAFHRALAARYLRYGHPEMARSEAEEAIRQADPATSAYLPYALSFAGPRALAALRWTVRRVLNLATAVHNATWAQR, encoded by the coding sequence GTGACGGGCCCACCGCGCGTCAGTGTCCTCATGGGCGTGTACAACGGCCTCCCGTACCTCAGGGAGTCGATCGAGAGCGTCCTCGACCAGACGTACGCGGACTTCGAGTTCCTCGTGATCGACGACGCCTCAACGGACGGAACGGCGGACGTCGTCGCGGAGTACGCAGAGGAGGACGACCGGATACGGCTGCTCCGGAACGAGGAGAACCGGGGACTGACGTGGTCGCTGAACCGCGCGCTCGACGCCGCCACCGGTGAGTTCGTCGCCCGCCAGGACGCCGACGACCGCTCGGAGCGCACCCGGTTCGAGCGCCAGGTCGCGTATCTCGACAGCCACCCGGACGTCGCCGTCGTCGGCACCGGGGCGCGACTCGTCGACGCGGCCGGCGAGACGGTCGACAGACGGCTCGTCCGATCGGACCCCTCGCTGGCCGACCTCCAGCGCAAGAACCATCTGATTCACGGGTCTGTCATGGGCCGACGGCGGGCGTTCGCCGACGTCGACGGCTACGACGAGTTCTTCAGGTACTCACAGGATTACGACCTGTGGCTCCGGCTGGCCGTGGATCACGAACTGGCGAACGTTGCCGACCCGCTGTACGTGCTCCGCGAACACGAGGAGAGCGTCTACTTCAGCCGGCGGGACGAGTCGACGCTGTACGCGTTTCTCGCGCGAGGACAGTCGACCGGCGTTCTCGATCCGGAGACCGTGGCCACGGTCCGCGCCGAGGGCATCGAGACGCTCTACGACCACCTGTCGGCCTCGCAGCGGGCGGCGTTCCACCGGGCGCTGGCCGCGCGGTATCTCCGGTACGGCCACCCCGAGATGGCCCGTTCGGAGGCCGAGGAGGCGATACGGCAGGCCGACCCCGCCACGAGCGCGTATCTGCCGTACGCGCTCAGTTTCGCGGGTCCGCGCGCGCTCGCCGCGCTCCGGTGGACCGTCCGAAGAGTGCTAAACCTGGCCACCGCGGTGCACAACGCCACCTGGGCCCAGCGATGA
- a CDS encoding class I SAM-dependent methyltransferase, whose protein sequence is MATQVIYDRLSERFDSPETPPWYDDAVLRLRGGAYRSYGLYLYNLVRRTPSIETIVNVGTARGFSAVCAARAVADREAGGAVHTIDVQSPGEPRDWHVKKHDDDDPARGRQMTVHELVEPFATDGGLPLRHHTGDSLAILSEWDGGSIDLIFHDGRHTYEHVRREIELGTERGGQTPPIHVFDDCFLYENEWTRWFVTDTGPFEYLNSLPYLRRLPEYALIRKRAAGVARAVGEAFEDGEWGRLEIVRDDWAPITALVP, encoded by the coding sequence ATGGCGACCCAGGTAATCTACGACCGCCTCTCCGAGCGATTCGACTCGCCGGAGACCCCGCCGTGGTACGACGACGCGGTCCTCCGGTTGCGCGGTGGTGCGTACCGGTCGTACGGGCTCTACCTCTACAATCTCGTCCGGCGGACACCCTCGATCGAAACGATCGTCAACGTCGGGACCGCGCGCGGCTTCTCGGCGGTCTGCGCCGCGCGGGCGGTCGCCGACCGCGAGGCGGGCGGAGCGGTCCACACCATCGACGTACAGTCGCCCGGCGAACCGCGCGACTGGCACGTGAAGAAACACGACGATGACGACCCGGCCCGCGGGAGACAGATGACCGTCCACGAACTCGTCGAACCGTTCGCAACCGACGGGGGGCTCCCCCTCCGACACCACACCGGTGACTCGCTGGCGATCCTCTCGGAGTGGGACGGCGGATCGATCGACCTGATCTTCCACGACGGCCGACATACGTACGAACACGTCCGCCGGGAGATCGAGCTCGGAACCGAACGCGGTGGTCAGACCCCCCCGATCCACGTCTTCGACGACTGTTTCCTCTACGAGAACGAGTGGACGCGATGGTTCGTCACCGACACCGGCCCGTTCGAGTATCTCAACAGCCTGCCGTACCTCCGCCGGCTCCCGGAGTACGCCCTCATCCGGAAACGAGCCGCGGGCGTCGCGCGGGCGGTCGGCGAGGCGTTCGAGGACGGTGAGTGGGGTCGCCTGGAGATCGTCCGGGACGACTGGGCCCCGATCACCGCGCTCGTCCCCTGA
- a CDS encoding FkbM family methyltransferase, translating into MTGNDQRVPDRSLVDTLGGVKESILNPLYGRLAEFRGDIVTYHGVTLDLEPPVVTRRIKAAIARNHYEIGEKQLLDRYLDRSTPLVELGGGLGFIGAYTDRLLDPGTTHVVVEANERLIPVLEDTRRRNDAAFEIVHGAYAPGQSTATLYTHPHFWSNSTRSSSDAGVEVPATSLRELRERFDLDEFALIVDIEGAEVDLLDELALVEEYCSLLVLELHDTKSEHTEIADDIVALRERLDASSMTLVEADETKRVYRANETE; encoded by the coding sequence ATGACTGGCAACGATCAACGGGTACCGGATCGCAGCCTCGTCGACACGCTCGGCGGCGTCAAGGAGTCGATCCTTAACCCCTTGTACGGCCGACTGGCCGAGTTCCGCGGTGATATCGTCACCTACCACGGTGTCACCCTTGACCTCGAACCGCCGGTCGTCACGCGGCGGATCAAGGCGGCGATCGCACGCAACCACTACGAGATCGGCGAGAAACAGCTGCTGGATCGCTACCTGGATCGCTCGACGCCACTCGTCGAACTCGGCGGCGGGCTCGGGTTCATCGGGGCGTACACCGATCGACTACTCGACCCGGGGACGACTCACGTCGTGGTTGAGGCCAACGAACGGTTGATTCCGGTGTTGGAGGACACCCGCCGCCGGAACGACGCCGCCTTCGAGATCGTCCACGGCGCGTATGCGCCGGGTCAATCAACGGCGACGCTGTACACGCACCCGCACTTCTGGAGCAACTCGACGCGGAGTTCGTCCGACGCGGGCGTCGAGGTCCCTGCGACCTCGCTTCGCGAACTTCGCGAACGGTTCGACCTCGACGAGTTCGCGCTGATCGTCGACATCGAGGGTGCCGAGGTCGACCTGCTCGACGAACTGGCCCTCGTCGAAGAGTACTGCTCGCTGCTGGTACTCGAACTCCACGACACGAAGTCCGAACATACGGAGATCGCCGACGACATCGTCGCGCTTCGCGAACGGCTCGACGCCTCGTCGATGACGCTGGTCGAAGCGGACGAGACGAAACGGGTGTACCGGGCGAACGAAACAGAGTAG